A genomic window from Candidatus Obscuribacterales bacterium includes:
- a CDS encoding glucose-1-phosphate thymidylyltransferase, which translates to MSSMKGLILSGGKGTRMRPITHTAAKQLLPVANKPILFYGIEALISAGIKEIGIIISPETGEDVKKTVGDGSRWGVKISYILQAEPKGLAHAVKTGRDFLGDSPFVMYLGDNLIKDGVAPLVEKFNAGKADAFILLKEVANPSSFGVAQLNGNGRILCLEEKPKEPKSNLALVGVYLFNKNIHKAIDEIQPSKRGELEITDAIQRLIDTKYQVESHILTSWWLDTGKKDDMLEANRVVLDEMTDVSNNGNIDPSSRISGRVLVGKNTVLKDCTVRGPAVIGSDCILENSYVGPFTSIGDGARVSQAEIEHSILRENCKITDFNGRIVDSLIGVNVELTRSQTKPVAYRLMLGDDSKVEVV; encoded by the coding sequence ATGAGCTCGATGAAGGGATTGATTCTCAGTGGTGGTAAGGGTACGCGTATGCGTCCGATTACGCACACGGCGGCGAAGCAACTTTTGCCGGTGGCGAACAAGCCGATTCTTTTTTATGGCATTGAGGCTTTGATTTCTGCTGGTATCAAGGAAATTGGTATCATCATCAGCCCTGAGACTGGGGAAGATGTTAAAAAGACAGTTGGCGATGGTAGTCGCTGGGGAGTTAAGATCAGTTACATTTTGCAAGCTGAGCCCAAAGGACTTGCTCACGCTGTTAAGACCGGGCGCGACTTCTTGGGTGATTCGCCGTTTGTTATGTACTTGGGCGATAACTTGATCAAAGACGGCGTTGCTCCGTTGGTTGAGAAGTTCAACGCTGGTAAGGCTGACGCGTTTATTCTTCTGAAGGAAGTGGCCAACCCGAGTTCGTTTGGTGTGGCGCAACTGAATGGCAATGGACGCATTCTTTGCTTGGAGGAAAAACCAAAAGAGCCGAAATCGAATTTGGCGTTGGTTGGTGTTTATCTCTTCAACAAAAATATTCACAAGGCTATTGATGAGATTCAACCTTCGAAGCGTGGTGAGTTGGAAATCACAGATGCGATTCAGCGTTTGATTGATACAAAATACCAAGTCGAGAGTCATATTCTTACTTCGTGGTGGTTGGATACCGGGAAGAAAGACGACATGCTCGAAGCAAATCGCGTTGTGTTGGATGAGATGACTGATGTTTCTAACAATGGAAATATTGATCCGTCATCGAGAATTTCCGGACGTGTGCTGGTTGGAAAAAACACTGTGTTGAAAGATTGCACGGTGCGCGGACCAGCTGTAATTGGTAGCGATTGTATTCTCGAGAATAGCTACGTTGGACCATTCACTTCTATTGGTGATGGCGCACGCGTTTCACAAGCGGAAATCGAGCACTCGATTCTGCGTGAGAATTGCAAAATCACCGACTTCAACGGACGTATCGTGGACAGTCTCATCGGCGTGAATGTCGAATTGACACGTAGCCAGACGAAGCCGGTCGCCTATCGATTGATGCTGGGTGATGATAGTAAGGTGGAAGTGGTTTAA
- a CDS encoding type II toxin-antitoxin system RelE/ParE family toxin: MFGVESKTVRLYQLPDGRVPYRIWIEGLRDHRAKQKIYARLYRIRSGNLGDIRSVGVGVCEVKIDYGPGYRIYFGQDGDKIIIFLCGGDKSTQDEDIKKAKEYWQNYQRDRTWVDS; encoded by the coding sequence ATGTTTGGTGTAGAGTCAAAAACAGTAAGACTTTATCAATTGCCCGATGGGCGAGTTCCATATCGGATATGGATTGAAGGCTTGCGTGATCATCGTGCCAAGCAGAAAATCTATGCACGACTTTATCGAATACGCTCGGGGAATTTAGGAGATATACGCTCTGTCGGGGTAGGCGTTTGTGAAGTGAAAATAGACTACGGTCCCGGCTATCGAATTTATTTTGGGCAAGACGGCGACAAGATCATCATTTTTCTTTGTGGTGGAGACAAGAGTACGCAAGATGAAGACATCAAAAAAGCAAAAGAATACTGGCAAAACTACCAAAGGGATCGAACGTGGGTCGACAGTTGA